From one Coffea eugenioides isolate CCC68of chromosome 11, Ceug_1.0, whole genome shotgun sequence genomic stretch:
- the LOC113753536 gene encoding cyclin-dependent protein kinase inhibitor SMR6-like, producing the protein MGFTEMDEYAIDAEANKWIMAGIALRSPLKPIFTKKEYGGDDQEEECCTTPTSQESRIPARLACPPAPKKRKATARSCNFNNGVREFFNPPDLETIFIRRAEKA; encoded by the coding sequence ATGGGATTCACTGAAATGGACGAGTATGCTATAGATGCGGAAGCCAACAAGTGGATAATGGCTGGGATTGCTCTAAGGAGTCCACTGAAGCCGATTTTCACGAAGAAAGAATATGGTGGTGATGATCAAGAAGAAGAGTGTTGCACCACCCCAACTTCTCAAGAATCAAGAATTCCAGCTAGATTAGCTTGTCCGCCAGCCCCCAAGAAGAGAAAAGCTACAGCAAGATCATGTAACTTCAACAATGGAGTCAGGGAGTTCTTTAATCCACCAGACTTAGAAACCATTTTCATCAGGCGAGCTGAGAAGGCTTAA
- the LOC113754341 gene encoding glutamate--glyoxylate aminotransferase 2: MSSKPLDYENLNKNVKECQYAVRGELYLRASELQKEGKKIIFTNVGNPHALGQKPLTFPRQVIALCQAPFLLDDPNVGLVFPADAIARAKHFLSNDYQGLGAYSDSRGIPGVRKEVAEFIERRDGYPSDPELIYLTDGASKGVMQILNAIIRGEGDGVLVPVPQYPLYSATISLLGGTLVPYYLEETANWGLDVNNLRQSVAQARYKGITVRAMAIINPGNPTGQCLSEANLKDVVKFCYQENLVLLGDEVYQQNIYQDERTFISARKVLMDMGPPINKELQLVSFHTVSKGYWGECGQRGGYFEMTNIPPKSVEEIYKVASIALSPNVPGQIFMGLMVNPPKPGDISYERYVRESKAVLESLRKRAHIMTDGFNSCRNVVCNFTEGAMYSFPQIRLPPKAIEAAKKAGKVPDVFYCLKLLEATGISTVPGSGFGQKEGVFHLRTTILPAEEDMPAIMASFKKFNDEFMEQYEDHKGYSRM; the protein is encoded by the exons ATGTCATCCAAGCCTTTGGACTAtgaaaatttaaacaaaaatgtCAAGGAGTGTCAGTATGCTGTAAGAGGTGAGCTGTATCTTCGGGCTTCTGAGCTTCAGAAGGAAGGGAAAAAG ATAATCTTTACAAATGTTGGCAATCCTCATGCCCTTGGACAGAAGCCCTTAACGTTTCCTCGCCAG GTTATTGCACTCTGCCAAGCTCCATTTTTGCTGGATGACCCTAATGTTGGGTTAGTATTCCCTGCTGATGCTATTGCTAGGGCTAAACATTTTCTCTCAAATGACTATCAGGG ATTAGGTGCTTACAGTGACTCACGTGGGATTCCTGGAGTAAGGAAAGAGGTAGCTGAGTTCATTGAGAGACGAGATGGTTATCCAAG TGACCCAGAGCTTATATATCTCACTGATGGTGCCAGCAAAGGAGTTATGCAGATCCTGAATGCAATTATTCGTGGTGAAGGTGATGGG GTATTGGTTCCTGTTCCACAATATCCTCTTTACTCAGCCACAATATCTTTGTTGGGTGGCACTCTTGTTCCCTATTACCTTGAAGAGACTGCAAACTGGGGTCTTGATGTTAATAACCTACGTCAGTCGGTTGCACAGGCTCGCTATAAAGGAATAACT GTACGAGCAATGGCGATTATAAACCCTGGAAACCCAACTGGACAATGTCTCAGTGAAGCTAATCTAAAAGATGTAGTAAAATTTTGTTACCAAGAAAATTTAGTATTGCTTGGTGATGAAGTTTACCAGCAGAATATTTACCAGGATGAACGAACCTTTATAAGTGCCAGGAAG GTTTTGATGGATATGGGCCCACCCATAAATAAAGAGCTCCAGCTCGTGTCTTTTCACACAGTCTCAAAAGGATATTGGGGTGAATGTGGACAGCGTGGTGGATACTTCGAGATGACAAACATTCCTCCCAAG TCTGTTGAGGAGATCTACAAGGTTGCTTCGATAGCACTGAGTCCAAATGTCCCTGGTCAGATTTTT ATGGGCCTGATGGTCAATCCCCCAAAGCCTGGAGATATCTCCTATGAGAGATATGTTAGAGAGAG CAAAGCTGTACTCGAGTCACTGAGAAAGCGGGCACATATAATGACTGATGGATTTAACAGCTGCAGAAATGTTGTTTGTAACTTCACTGAAG GTGCCATGTATTCCTTCCCTCAGATCCGCTTACCTCCAAAAGCAATTGAGGCCGCTAAGAAGGCTGGAAAAGTTCCTGATGTCTTCTACTGTCTTAAGCTTTTAGAAGCCACTGGCATCTCCACCGTCCCAGGTTCAGGGTTCGGCCAAAAGGAAGG GGTATTCCACCTGAGGACAACAATCTTGCCAGCTGAGGAAGATATGCCTGCCATTATGGCCAGTTTCAAAAAGTTCAATGATGAATTTATGGAGCAATATGAAGACCACAAAGGCTATTCAAGAATGTAA